AAATCAGCGTGATATTAGTTATTTTTCACGCGCATCCGTGATCCTCTCCGGAGCATCTTCTTCCAGATAGCGCGGGCCCGGACCGTTCTGGGCAATTTGATCGTCCGGATTGATCAACTGGCAGGTATCCAGTGACAGGCAACCACAGCCAATACATGTTCCCATATTGCTACGAAGTCGTTGCAGGCGGGCAATGCGATCATCCAGTTCTGCGGCCCAATGACTGGAGAGCTTCTCCCAGTCTTTCCGTGTAACCTTGCTGTCGTCTGGCAAGGTCGCCAGAGCATTGGCGATATCTCTTAGTGGCACGCCCGCTCGCTGAGCAACCTGAATTACGGCGAGACGTCGCAGAACTGCTGCGCTATAGCGACGATGATTGGCACTGGTGCGCCAGGAATGAACAAGTCCTTTATTCTCATAAAAATGAATGGCAGAGACAGCTAGTCCACTGCGCTCGGCCACCTGCCCGACACTGAGTCCTTTAGGAAAACGCACCATATAATCAATCCTTGGCCTTTGACCTCAATTATACTTGAGGAAGTATCAAACTAGCAGAACCATGTTGAATTGTCTTGCAGCGATAGAAGGCGTTTTTGCATGAGCTTTATCCTGATCTTCTGATGTTCCTTTGCCGCTATTCATTCAAGATGCTCTAACAGCGGTGAGAATAAGTGAAGACCAGTTGGTCGGTGACATAGCGTCCGGTAGGGCGGCAATGTTTGAAGACTTGTCTTGTTCCACTCATGGTAACCTTGGTTTGGCTCCGCGCAACTGGGCCGGAAACATTATAGAGATTGGGCGCGTCCGGGCAGTGACGCGAAAATGTGCGTGCCGTCCCTGTATAGTAATTGCCTCGCTTCTCGCCGTTGAATAGCAATGTGCCTGGGCTAACTGAAAGGCCAGCACGGGGGCGCTCATAAGAAAACCAGCGCTGACTTCCACGCGCTTGCAAACGCATCAAGGACCCATTGTGCCACCAGCAGCTATCGGCTGAGGCTTCAGTAGCCGTACCAAAACTCATCCCGATAAAGGTGAGAGTGCCAAGGAGCAAGGTGAGGGAAAGGGTGGAAGAAACAAGTT
The sequence above is a segment of the Cohaesibacter gelatinilyticus genome. Coding sequences within it:
- the soxR gene encoding redox-sensitive transcriptional activator SoxR, with protein sequence MVRFPKGLSVGQVAERSGLAVSAIHFYENKGLVHSWRTSANHRRYSAAVLRRLAVIQVAQRAGVPLRDIANALATLPDDSKVTRKDWEKLSSHWAAELDDRIARLQRLRSNMGTCIGCGCLSLDTCQLINPDDQIAQNGPGPRYLEEDAPERITDAREK